A genomic window from Streptomyces mirabilis includes:
- a CDS encoding alpha/beta hydrolase: MILRSTDSRTRPMLRRVRSTTTLRPLHHRLDPARVEEIPFRAGDGVRLGLTRVDSGDTDRPAVLLLHGHTASADMFLLPETRNLVDVLLDDGYEPWLLDWRGSCRLPYNETGQKYTYDDVALYDIPAAVSHIRGRIGDRPLFVVAHCVGSLTLSLSMTAGLVPGLAGVVSQGVFLTPKLAGRTSLRMSLAGELLRSRIDHIPVDIRRAGLWSKYTPLFALASRGASCPDPTCQILHNSAWGTGASLFVHEHLSEATHHRLAELLGPAPLWILPHLRRIELARTVVRWHDGDHRYRALPQNALDAAARIDTPVLLLAGSENGLWLDSQRLCHDVLARRQPQLDVAYTEIPGYGHLDTFLGRGAALDVFGHILEFLGERR; the protein is encoded by the coding sequence ATGATCCTCCGGAGCACCGACTCCCGCACCAGGCCGATGCTCCGCAGGGTCAGGAGCACCACGACCCTGCGTCCCCTCCACCACCGCCTCGACCCGGCGCGGGTCGAGGAGATCCCCTTCCGGGCGGGCGACGGCGTACGCCTCGGCCTGACCCGGGTGGACAGCGGCGACACGGACCGCCCCGCCGTGCTGCTCCTGCACGGGCACACCGCGTCCGCCGACATGTTCCTGCTGCCCGAGACCCGCAACCTGGTCGACGTCCTGCTCGACGACGGCTACGAGCCCTGGCTGCTCGACTGGCGGGGCAGCTGCCGGCTGCCGTACAACGAGACCGGCCAGAAGTACACGTACGACGACGTCGCCCTGTACGACATCCCGGCGGCCGTCTCCCACATCCGCGGCCGCATCGGCGACCGGCCGCTGTTCGTGGTCGCCCACTGCGTCGGCTCCCTCACGCTGTCGCTCAGTATGACGGCCGGGCTGGTCCCGGGCCTCGCGGGTGTGGTGTCCCAGGGCGTGTTCCTGACGCCGAAGCTCGCGGGCCGCACCTCGCTGCGCATGTCGCTGGCGGGAGAGCTGCTCAGGTCCCGCATCGATCACATACCGGTCGACATCCGCAGGGCCGGCCTGTGGTCGAAGTACACCCCCCTGTTCGCCCTCGCCTCGCGCGGGGCGAGCTGCCCGGATCCGACCTGCCAGATCCTGCACAACTCGGCGTGGGGGACGGGCGCCTCGCTGTTCGTGCACGAGCACCTGTCCGAGGCCACCCACCACCGGCTCGCCGAGCTGCTGGGCCCCGCCCCGCTGTGGATCCTGCCGCATCTGCGCCGTATCGAGCTGGCCCGCACCGTGGTGCGCTGGCACGACGGCGACCACCGCTACCGGGCGCTGCCGCAGAACGCGCTGGACGCGGCGGCCCGAATCGACACCCCCGTCCTGCTGCTCGCCGGCAGCGAGAACGGTCTGTGGCTCGACTCCCAGAGGCTCTGTCACGACGTACTGGCCCGCAGACAGCCACAGCTGGACGTCGCGTACACCGAGATTCCCGGCTACGGCCACCTGGACACGTTCCTCGGCCGGGGCGCGGCCCTCGACGTGTTCGGGCACATCCTCGAATTCCTCGGCGAACGACGGTGA
- a CDS encoding thioester reductase domain-containing protein: protein MLLDLLRHSDAHVYCLVRAADEEAALGRLGEALKRYELPWSSEVRRRVTVLPGDIRRPHLGLSDERWTRLTHELDSVVGVAAAVDFLRGYQSLRQSNVVGSLTLAELAATGRPKPLHHISSIAVFNEVGITAMGEDDPLAHVDRLVAGYDQTKWAAEVALRRARDHGLIVTALRPGGIGGHTRTGAYNPQDLSSGLLSAFGRFRTVPAFSHLNAAPVDWVSRVAVGVVCEPDAWGYDYNLTGVPNTLDDVVRDMALGGMHVRVQDWDEWRTHALARLEAEPVPELAFLTRVLQSPTALRLCEATLKGPAAAAERTAALVEALGLRPAARYDAQAQLRTFERLAQDGLARLPHKDDQPYLWFSETTEGGVGPVGAPADTPCSMALTLSLASMYQLVKERRVDVTGELTCAAVHPEPLVVEHGDLWIRPEEGIPQRHGMRHRLLSYRLALRDAEGGRWWLEGHKYARARRDVWRQTRALTVEIGREGAPAALAGELVVPADSYLRDQVDGIKVDPRLTSQEKRAAKLTWLAWFGLEMGRGLLGPFARAAADLLDLRRTTTPSEHHR, encoded by the coding sequence ATGCTCCTCGACCTGCTGCGGCACAGCGACGCCCATGTCTACTGCCTGGTCCGCGCCGCCGACGAGGAGGCGGCCCTCGGGCGGCTCGGTGAGGCGCTCAAGAGATACGAGCTGCCCTGGTCGTCGGAGGTCCGCCGCCGGGTGACCGTGCTCCCCGGCGACATCCGGCGCCCGCACCTGGGCCTGTCCGACGAACGGTGGACCAGGCTCACCCACGAGCTGGACAGCGTCGTCGGCGTGGCGGCGGCCGTGGACTTCCTGCGCGGCTACCAGTCGCTGCGGCAGAGCAACGTCGTCGGCTCGCTGACCCTCGCCGAGCTCGCGGCGACGGGCCGGCCGAAGCCGCTGCACCACATCTCCTCCATCGCGGTCTTCAACGAGGTCGGCATCACCGCGATGGGCGAGGACGACCCGCTCGCCCATGTCGACCGCCTCGTCGCGGGATACGACCAGACGAAGTGGGCGGCGGAGGTCGCCCTGCGACGGGCCCGCGACCACGGCCTGATCGTCACGGCCCTGCGCCCCGGCGGCATCGGCGGCCACACCAGGACGGGCGCCTACAACCCGCAGGACCTCAGCAGCGGTCTCCTCTCGGCCTTCGGCCGCTTCCGCACGGTCCCCGCCTTCAGCCACCTGAACGCGGCCCCGGTGGACTGGGTGAGCCGGGTCGCGGTCGGCGTCGTCTGCGAACCGGACGCGTGGGGCTACGACTACAACCTGACCGGCGTACCCAACACCCTCGACGACGTCGTGCGGGACATGGCGCTCGGCGGGATGCACGTACGCGTACAGGACTGGGACGAGTGGCGGACCCACGCCCTGGCCCGGCTGGAAGCCGAGCCCGTGCCCGAACTGGCCTTCCTCACCAGGGTGTTGCAGAGCCCCACCGCGCTCAGACTGTGCGAGGCGACCCTGAAGGGCCCGGCGGCCGCCGCCGAGCGCACCGCCGCGCTCGTCGAGGCGCTCGGATTGCGGCCCGCCGCCCGCTACGACGCCCAGGCCCAGCTGAGGACGTTCGAGCGGCTCGCCCAGGACGGGTTGGCCCGGCTGCCGCACAAGGACGACCAGCCCTATCTGTGGTTCTCCGAGACGACCGAGGGCGGTGTCGGCCCGGTCGGAGCCCCCGCCGACACTCCCTGCTCGATGGCGCTCACCCTCTCCCTCGCGAGCATGTACCAGCTGGTGAAGGAGCGCCGCGTCGACGTCACCGGCGAGTTGACGTGCGCGGCGGTTCATCCCGAACCGCTGGTCGTCGAGCACGGCGACCTCTGGATCCGGCCCGAGGAGGGCATCCCGCAGCGGCACGGTATGCGCCACCGACTCCTCAGCTACCGGCTGGCGTTGCGTGACGCGGAAGGCGGCCGCTGGTGGCTGGAGGGCCACAAGTACGCCCGGGCCCGTCGTGACGTATGGCGCCAGACCCGGGCGCTCACCGTCGAGATCGGCCGCGAGGGCGCACCGGCGGCCCTGGCGGGCGAGCTCGTCGTGCCCGCCGACAGCTATCTGCGCGACCAGGTCGACGGCATCAAGGTCGACCCGCGCCTGACCAGCCAGGAGAAGCGGGCCGCCAAGCTGACCTGGCTCGCCTGGTTCGGCCTGGAGATGGGCCGCGGTCTGCTCGGCCCCTTCGCCCGGGCCGCCGCCGACCTCCTCGACCTCCGCCGCACCACGACCCCCTCGGAGCACCACCGATGA
- a CDS encoding acyl carrier protein, which produces MREMNEDASVYAGQRAAAEAIERGGGGLSVDALLAKVRTAAAPTPTGPAAGVAAGAVPDVVRDVEGPAAAVRDVEGPAAAVPDVAALAAAIAAVAGRHLPEGHLSPDVDFFDAGGTSVGAVELVAALEDELGMEIALDDVFADARPTSLAHRRLPTAGATAALSAPAAPKTPTPGVIRAPDTAGTARSEGTSGSVTVGSPPPSSAAGNRPAPAPGILPVPGPRTAPAVAVPAVAAPPPRTPRPGPRTSTGSWPT; this is translated from the coding sequence ATGCGTGAGATGAACGAGGACGCGTCGGTGTACGCCGGACAGCGGGCGGCGGCCGAGGCGATCGAGCGGGGTGGTGGCGGGCTGAGCGTGGACGCCCTGCTGGCCAAGGTGAGGACGGCCGCGGCGCCCACGCCGACCGGTCCCGCCGCAGGCGTTGCGGCGGGGGCGGTTCCGGACGTGGTCCGGGACGTGGAGGGTCCGGCGGCAGCGGTCCGGGACGTGGAGGGTCCGGCGGCAGCGGTCCCTGACGTGGCGGCTCTGGCGGCAGCCATCGCCGCCGTGGCGGGCCGGCATCTGCCCGAGGGGCACCTGTCGCCCGACGTCGACTTCTTCGACGCCGGGGGCACCTCGGTGGGCGCCGTGGAACTCGTCGCCGCGCTGGAGGACGAGCTGGGCATGGAGATCGCCCTCGACGACGTCTTCGCCGACGCCCGCCCGACCAGCCTGGCCCACCGCCGGCTGCCGACGGCGGGCGCCACGGCCGCCCTCTCGGCCCCGGCCGCACCGAAGACGCCCACGCCCGGGGTGATCCGGGCCCCGGACACGGCAGGTACAGCCAGGTCCGAGGGGACCTCGGGTTCGGTCACGGTGGGAAGTCCGCCTCCGTCGTCCGCCGCGGGCAACCGTCCGGCGCCCGCACCCGGCATCCTCCCCGTCCCGGGCCCCCGCACCGCCCCCGCGGTGGCCGTCCCCGCGGTGGCCGCCCCCCCGCCCCGTACGCCACGGCCCGGTCCGAGGACCTCGACCGGATCCTGGCCGACCTGA